In Shewanella sp. VB17, a single genomic region encodes these proteins:
- the ylqF gene encoding ribosome biogenesis GTPase YlqF encodes MAIQWYPGHMHKARKEIEEVMPQIDLVIEVLDARIPYSSENPVVSTLRDGKPCIKLLNKSDLADPKVTQDWIEYLEREQGVKAMAITTLHAAQVRKIPDLCRKFVPGRDKLEKDIRTMIMGIPNVGKSTIINTLAGRTIAKTGNEPAVTKIQQRINLKNGIVLSDTPGILWPKVDNEKSSYRLAITGAIKDTAMEYEDVAMFAAEFFLHAYPEAIAERYKLTTLPATDIELLEAIGRKRGALRPGGRIDLHKVSELVLHEFRSGKIGQLSLETPEMAEIEKQEVALKLAQKEAEKQAKEEAEALKRSGKRYK; translated from the coding sequence ATGGCAATTCAGTGGTACCCGGGGCATATGCATAAGGCACGTAAAGAGATCGAAGAGGTGATGCCTCAAATCGATCTCGTTATTGAAGTCTTAGATGCAAGGATCCCTTATAGTAGTGAAAACCCTGTCGTGTCGACCCTACGAGATGGCAAGCCTTGTATAAAACTGCTCAATAAGTCTGATCTCGCCGATCCTAAAGTAACCCAAGATTGGATTGAATATTTAGAGCGAGAACAAGGTGTTAAGGCGATGGCAATCACAACCTTACACGCTGCGCAAGTCAGAAAAATTCCTGATCTTTGCCGTAAATTTGTGCCTGGGCGGGACAAGCTAGAAAAAGATATTCGTACCATGATAATGGGGATCCCCAACGTGGGTAAATCCACCATTATCAACACGCTTGCTGGTAGAACCATAGCAAAAACAGGCAATGAACCCGCAGTCACCAAAATTCAGCAGCGCATTAATCTCAAAAATGGCATTGTACTTTCTGATACTCCCGGTATTTTATGGCCCAAAGTCGACAATGAAAAAAGCAGTTATCGCCTCGCGATCACAGGTGCCATTAAAGACACTGCGATGGAGTATGAAGATGTCGCCATGTTTGCTGCCGAATTTTTTCTTCACGCGTATCCTGAAGCTATTGCTGAGCGCTATAAATTAACAACACTTCCGGCCACCGATATCGAGCTTTTAGAAGCCATTGGCCGTAAACGGGGCGCGCTTCGACCTGGTGGGCGTATCGACTTGCATAAAGTTTCAGAGCTTGTACTCCATGAATTTCGCTCTGGTAAAATAGGTCAACTTTCATTAGAAACACCCGAGATGGCTGAGATTGAAAAACAAGAAGTCGCCTTAAAACTGGCACAAAAAGAAGCCGAAAAACAGGCTAAAGAAGAAGCCGAAGCACTCAAACGCTCGGGTAAGCGCTATAAGTAA
- a CDS encoding SulP family inorganic anion transporter: protein MFDLIRHKTASSKADLLSGLTVALALVPEAVAFAFVAGVEPMVGLYAAFIMGLITALIGGRPGMISGATGAMAVVMVALVAEHGVQYLFAAVVLAGLIQITFGLLKLGKFIRIVPYPVMIGFVNGLAIVIFLAQLGQFKLPDPNGIMIWLPTDQLMLMLGLVALTMAIIHFLPKLTSAIPSSLAAIITVTLLVVFLDLDTRTVLDFLKSMSGDEHATIAGNLPTFSIPDVAFTLDTLYIILPYSFVLAAVGLIESLLTLTVIDEMTNSRGKGNKECIGQGVGNITSGFFGAMGGCAMIGQSMININSGGRGRLSGITAALALLAFILFGSALIEMIPLAALVGVMFMVVLGTFEWASFNVMSKVPKHDAFVIILVTLVTVFTDLAFAVFVGVIVSALVFAWEHAKHINVDITEDDNGWKVYTLNGPLFFGSVADFLDLFQSETDPGDVIVDFKNSRVCDHSALDAIDTLAERYGSSGKKLHLRHLSNDCKKLLHKAGDLVEVNVIEDPHYKIADNKLD, encoded by the coding sequence ATGTTTGATCTTATTCGTCACAAAACAGCTAGTAGCAAAGCAGATCTGCTGTCGGGATTAACGGTTGCACTCGCACTCGTTCCTGAAGCTGTCGCCTTTGCTTTTGTCGCTGGAGTTGAACCTATGGTAGGTTTATACGCAGCATTTATCATGGGCTTAATCACCGCTCTAATTGGTGGGCGTCCAGGGATGATATCGGGTGCAACAGGTGCTATGGCTGTCGTCATGGTGGCACTTGTTGCCGAACACGGCGTGCAATATTTGTTCGCTGCAGTGGTCCTAGCAGGTCTCATTCAGATCACATTCGGCTTACTCAAATTAGGTAAGTTTATTCGCATTGTGCCATATCCTGTCATGATAGGTTTTGTCAATGGTTTAGCCATTGTGATATTTCTCGCTCAACTTGGTCAATTTAAACTGCCAGATCCTAATGGGATAATGATCTGGCTACCTACCGATCAATTAATGTTAATGCTTGGTTTAGTTGCATTAACCATGGCGATTATCCATTTTTTACCTAAATTGACCTCAGCCATCCCCTCTTCTCTTGCCGCTATCATTACGGTCACCTTATTGGTTGTGTTCTTAGACTTAGATACTCGTACTGTATTGGATTTTCTTAAGTCGATGAGCGGCGATGAGCATGCAACGATTGCAGGCAATTTACCGACCTTTTCGATTCCAGATGTTGCCTTTACATTAGACACCTTATACATTATTTTGCCATACTCTTTCGTTCTTGCCGCAGTTGGCTTAATCGAATCATTGTTAACCTTGACCGTTATCGATGAAATGACCAATAGCCGTGGTAAAGGTAACAAAGAATGCATAGGGCAAGGTGTTGGTAATATCACCAGTGGTTTCTTTGGTGCCATGGGAGGGTGTGCCATGATTGGCCAGTCCATGATTAACATCAACTCTGGTGGTCGTGGTCGTTTATCGGGTATTACTGCAGCACTCGCGCTACTTGCTTTTATCCTTTTTGGCTCGGCACTTATCGAAATGATCCCACTTGCCGCATTAGTGGGGGTGATGTTTATGGTGGTTCTGGGTACATTCGAATGGGCCAGCTTTAACGTCATGAGTAAGGTGCCTAAACACGACGCTTTTGTCATCATACTCGTCACCCTCGTGACCGTCTTCACCGATCTTGCCTTTGCTGTCTTTGTAGGTGTGATTGTGTCAGCGCTTGTCTTTGCATGGGAGCATGCAAAACACATCAATGTCGACATCACTGAAGATGATAATGGCTGGAAAGTCTACACACTAAATGGCCCGCTGTTCTTTGGCTCTGTGGCTGACTTTTTAGATTTATTTCAATCAGAGACCGATCCAGGTGATGTGATTGTTGATTTCAAAAACTCTCGTGTGTGTGATCATTCTGCTCTAGATGCGATTGATACCCTAGCAGAACGTTATGGATCCAGTGGGAAAAAATTACACCTTCGTCACCTCAGTAATGATTGTAAGAAATTACTCCACAAGGCGGGTGATCTTGTTGAAGTGAATGTTATTGAAGATCCTCACTATAAAATTGCCGATAACAAGCTTGATTAA
- a CDS encoding bifunctional methionine sulfoxide reductase B/A protein: MKILTDFERYVIEEKGTERPFSGEYNQFDAQGVYVCKRCDTPLYLSESKFIAHCGWPAFDDEISGAIKRSPDIDGRRVEITCAACDGHLGHVFEGEYLTEKNIRHCVNSVSLSFQPLEGMEAESRQQLATFGAGCFWCIEAIFSELNGVNEVRSGYSGADPDTANYEDVCTGLTGHAEVVQIHFNPDVISFNDLLEVFWMNHNPTTLNRQGADSGTQYRSVVFGHTSQQIDNANEMIEKLTLAQLWPDPIVTEVALFETFYPAENYHHNYFAQNGDAPYCQMVIKPKIEKFRDAFSQKLKAN, encoded by the coding sequence ATGAAAATACTGACTGATTTTGAGCGCTATGTTATTGAAGAAAAAGGAACAGAACGTCCTTTTAGTGGTGAATACAATCAATTTGATGCTCAAGGTGTTTACGTGTGTAAGCGTTGTGATACTCCGCTGTATTTGTCTGAGAGTAAATTTATTGCCCATTGTGGGTGGCCAGCGTTTGATGATGAAATTTCAGGTGCGATAAAACGTAGCCCTGATATTGATGGGCGCAGAGTTGAAATCACCTGTGCAGCGTGTGATGGACATTTAGGTCATGTTTTTGAAGGTGAATATCTCACGGAGAAGAATATTCGTCATTGTGTGAATTCTGTGTCATTGAGTTTTCAGCCGTTAGAGGGTATGGAGGCTGAAAGCCGTCAACAACTTGCCACATTTGGAGCTGGGTGCTTTTGGTGTATTGAAGCTATTTTTTCAGAACTCAATGGGGTAAATGAAGTCCGGTCTGGTTATAGTGGTGCAGATCCCGATACGGCTAATTATGAAGATGTGTGCACAGGGTTAACGGGTCATGCCGAAGTGGTGCAAATTCACTTTAATCCTGATGTGATAAGTTTTAATGATTTACTGGAAGTATTTTGGATGAATCACAACCCCACGACATTGAATCGGCAAGGAGCCGATAGCGGTACTCAATATCGCTCTGTGGTATTCGGCCATACTAGCCAACAAATTGATAATGCTAATGAGATGATAGAGAAACTGACTTTAGCTCAATTGTGGCCAGATCCGATTGTGACAGAAGTTGCTTTGTTTGAAACATTTTATCCAGCAGAAAATTATCATCATAATTATTTTGCACAAAATGGTGACGCACCATATTGCCAAATGGTGATAAAACCTAAGATAGAGAAGTTTAGAGACGCTTTTTCGCAAAAATTAAAAGCAAACTAA
- a CDS encoding site-specific integrase: protein MTTSEQQRFDSLYKQHLTNLTLQGKRPATIDAYSRAVRRIAAYFDACPDNLTTDDLKRYFAQLIASHSWSTVKLDRNGLQFFYRHVLNQNWEWLNIVKPPQVHRLPDILTPAEVAIVISLTRQLRYQVFFLTLYSMGLRLGEAISLQIGDIDSALMQVHIRDAKGGKDRFVPLPQRTLLALRYYWQIHRHPRYLFPGKDDKPDSLIDKGGIQKALKCVIRECNIHKSISPHNLRHSYATHLLEQGLDLRSVQTLLGHSSLNTTARYTRLTQITRKNTVKAVNELSDALVLKWEWGL from the coding sequence ATGACCACATCCGAACAACAACGCTTTGATTCTCTTTATAAACAACATCTTACCAACTTAACACTGCAAGGCAAGCGGCCTGCCACCATCGATGCGTATAGTCGAGCTGTACGACGCATTGCAGCCTACTTTGACGCTTGTCCCGATAACCTTACCACCGATGACTTGAAGCGCTATTTTGCTCAACTGATCGCATCACATTCATGGAGCACGGTTAAGCTTGACCGTAACGGCTTACAGTTTTTTTATCGCCATGTGCTCAACCAAAACTGGGAGTGGCTCAACATTGTTAAGCCTCCGCAAGTTCATCGCTTGCCAGATATTCTGACCCCAGCTGAAGTGGCTATTGTCATTAGCCTCACACGTCAGTTGCGATATCAGGTCTTCTTTCTGACCTTGTACAGTATGGGGTTGCGCCTCGGTGAGGCGATTTCATTGCAAATCGGTGATATTGATTCTGCATTGATGCAGGTGCATATTCGTGATGCGAAGGGCGGTAAAGATCGATTCGTTCCTTTACCTCAGCGAACCTTATTAGCGCTGAGGTATTACTGGCAAATTCATCGACATCCTCGTTATTTATTCCCAGGCAAAGACGATAAACCAGACTCATTGATAGATAAAGGGGGCATCCAAAAAGCGCTAAAATGTGTCATTCGTGAGTGCAACATTCATAAATCTATCAGTCCGCATAATCTACGTCACAGTTACGCGACTCATCTGCTTGAGCAAGGTCTTGATTTACGCTCAGTGCAAACATTACTCGGGCACAGTAGCCTTAACACAACTGCACGTTATACGAGACTCACTCAAATCACCCGCAAGAATACGGTAAAAGCGGTTAACGAACTTAGCGATGCTTTGGTGTTGAAGTGGGAGTGGGGGCTATGA
- a CDS encoding isopenicillin N synthase family oxygenase, whose protein sequence is MKLKTINYLAPDCAEKFVTSLRETGFGVLCNHPIDKALVEAIYVQWQAFFNTEEKRNYLFKPETQDGFFPAETSETAKGHTVKDIKEYYHVYPWGRIPDSLRDNILTYYDKANVLAQELLGWIETYAPDDVKAKFSMALPQMIDNSQKTLLRVLHYPPMSGNEEMGAIRAAAHEDINLITVLPAANEPGLQVQTQHGAWLDVPSDFGSIIINIGDMLQEASGGYYPSTSHRVINPEGSDKTKSRISLPLFLHPNPEVVLSDKYTADSYLMERLRELGVVS, encoded by the coding sequence ATGAAACTAAAAACAATAAACTACTTAGCACCGGACTGTGCAGAAAAGTTTGTCACATCACTACGAGAAACAGGCTTCGGTGTATTATGTAATCACCCTATCGACAAAGCATTAGTTGAGGCTATTTATGTCCAATGGCAAGCATTTTTCAACACTGAAGAAAAACGCAACTATTTATTTAAACCAGAAACACAAGATGGTTTTTTCCCTGCTGAAACATCTGAAACGGCAAAAGGTCATACGGTTAAGGATATTAAAGAGTATTACCACGTATATCCTTGGGGACGTATACCTGACTCTTTACGAGATAATATACTCACCTACTACGATAAAGCCAATGTATTAGCGCAAGAGTTACTGGGTTGGATTGAGACGTACGCACCTGATGACGTAAAAGCTAAGTTCTCGATGGCACTCCCTCAAATGATTGATAATAGTCAAAAAACCTTATTAAGAGTGCTTCACTACCCGCCGATGTCAGGCAATGAAGAAATGGGAGCTATCCGCGCTGCAGCTCATGAAGATATCAACTTAATCACAGTCTTACCTGCTGCAAATGAACCTGGATTACAAGTACAAACTCAACATGGCGCTTGGTTAGATGTCCCCAGTGACTTCGGCAGTATTATTATCAATATCGGCGATATGCTTCAAGAAGCTTCAGGTGGATATTACCCATCAACAAGTCATAGAGTGATCAACCCTGAAGGCAGCGATAAGACAAAATCACGTATCTCTTTGCCATTATTTTTACATCCAAATCCAGAAGTGGTGTTATCAGATAAATACACTGCCGACAGCTACCTAATGGAACGATTAAGAGAATTAGGGGTTGTAAGTTAA